One part of the Alistipes onderdonkii genome encodes these proteins:
- the pepE gene encoding dipeptidase PepE: MKLLLISNSTNAGEEYLRYPMPEIGRFLQGVSEIVFVPYAAVTFSYAEYEKKVQARFSELGIRVRSVHRAKDPARMVREAEALCVGGGNTFALAKKMQEQGLMAAILRKIKAGTPYVGWSAGSNVACPTICTTNDMPIVEPQSFKAVGAVKFQINPHYLDANPEGHAGETREQRILEYIEANPRRWVAGLREGCMLRHAEGKLELIGKRPMRMFRKGTEPFEVQPGSDLSFLL; the protein is encoded by the coding sequence ATGAAATTGCTTCTGATCTCGAATTCGACCAACGCCGGGGAGGAATACCTCCGTTACCCGATGCCCGAAATCGGGCGTTTCCTGCAGGGCGTCAGCGAAATCGTATTCGTCCCCTATGCCGCCGTGACATTTTCCTACGCCGAGTATGAAAAAAAGGTGCAGGCACGCTTCTCGGAGCTGGGTATCCGCGTGCGCTCGGTACACCGGGCCAAAGACCCCGCACGCATGGTACGCGAGGCAGAAGCCCTGTGCGTCGGGGGCGGCAACACCTTCGCGCTGGCAAAAAAGATGCAGGAACAGGGGCTTATGGCCGCCATCCTGCGTAAAATCAAGGCCGGGACTCCCTATGTCGGCTGGTCGGCGGGCAGCAACGTGGCATGTCCCACCATCTGCACCACAAACGACATGCCCATCGTCGAACCGCAGTCGTTCAAGGCCGTCGGGGCCGTAAAGTTCCAGATAAACCCCCACTACCTCGACGCCAACCCCGAGGGGCACGCCGGCGAGACGCGCGAGCAGCGCATCCTCGAATACATCGAGGCCAATCCGCGGCGCTGGGTCGCCGGGCTGCGCGAAGGGTGCATGCTCCGCCATGCGGAGGGGAAACTCGAACTGATCGGCAAGCGCCCGATGCGCATGTTCCGCAAGGGCACGGAGCCCTTCGAAGTACAACCGGGCAGCGACTTGTCGTTCCTGCTCTGA
- a CDS encoding acyl carrier protein: protein MSEVQSKVVEIIVDKLGVKESEVVPEASFTNHLGADSLDTVELIMEFEKAFDIQIPDEDAEKIATVGDAIKYIEEHKK from the coding sequence ATGTCAGAAGTTCAATCAAAAGTTGTCGAGATCATCGTCGACAAACTGGGTGTCAAGGAATCGGAGGTTGTACCCGAAGCAAGCTTCACCAACCATCTGGGTGCTGATTCGCTCGACACCGTAGAGCTGATCATGGAGTTCGAGAAGGCTTTCGATATCCAGATTCCGGACGAGGACGCTGAGAAGATCGCTACCGTTGGCGACGCTATCAAGTATATCGAAGAGCACAAGAAATAA
- the fabF gene encoding beta-ketoacyl-ACP synthase II, with the protein MTERRVVVTGIGTINPLGNNIEEYFSNLEKGVSGAAPITHFDAEKFKTKFACEVKNYDSNLYFDRKEVRKYDLFTQYALIAATQAVEDSALDLEAVDKEQVGVIWSSGIGGIKSFFDECLGWAAGDGTPRFSPFFIPRMISDIAAGFISMKYGFMGPNYCTVSACASSNHGMIAAFDAIRYGKADVMVAGGSEAAVNEPSVGGFNSMQALSTRNDDPQHASRPFDKDRDGFVIGEGAGALIFEEYEHAKARGAKIYCEIIGGGASADAYHFTAPHPEGKGAMKSMRDAIKDAGIKPEDIDYVNVHGTSTPAGDIPELKAVAGVLGDHVYNVNISSTKSMTGHLLGAAGAAEALACIFAITHGVVPPTINCENLDPEIDPNLNLTLNKAQKREVRCALSNTFGFGGHNSTVIFRKI; encoded by the coding sequence ATGACAGAAAGAAGAGTAGTTGTTACGGGCATCGGTACGATCAACCCGCTCGGTAATAATATTGAAGAGTATTTTTCGAATTTGGAGAAGGGAGTCAGCGGTGCCGCACCGATTACTCATTTCGATGCAGAGAAGTTTAAGACGAAGTTTGCTTGTGAAGTAAAGAATTACGACTCGAACCTCTATTTCGACCGTAAGGAAGTACGCAAGTACGACCTTTTCACCCAGTATGCCCTGATCGCGGCCACGCAGGCCGTCGAGGATTCGGCGCTCGACCTCGAGGCCGTCGACAAGGAACAGGTGGGGGTGATCTGGAGTTCGGGCATCGGAGGAATCAAATCTTTCTTCGATGAGTGTCTGGGCTGGGCCGCAGGGGATGGAACCCCGCGGTTTAGCCCGTTCTTTATTCCCCGCATGATCTCCGACATCGCAGCCGGTTTCATCTCCATGAAGTACGGCTTCATGGGGCCCAACTACTGCACGGTGTCGGCGTGCGCATCTTCGAACCACGGCATGATCGCCGCGTTCGACGCCATCCGCTACGGGAAGGCCGACGTGATGGTGGCCGGAGGCTCCGAAGCTGCGGTCAACGAGCCGAGTGTCGGCGGGTTCAACTCCATGCAGGCGCTCTCCACGCGCAACGACGATCCCCAGCACGCTTCGCGTCCGTTCGACAAGGATCGCGACGGTTTCGTGATCGGCGAAGGCGCCGGAGCCCTGATCTTCGAGGAGTATGAACATGCCAAGGCCCGCGGTGCCAAGATCTACTGCGAGATCATCGGCGGCGGCGCTTCTGCCGACGCTTACCACTTCACCGCCCCTCATCCCGAAGGGAAGGGTGCTATGAAGTCGATGCGCGACGCCATCAAGGACGCCGGCATCAAACCCGAAGATATTGATTATGTGAATGTCCACGGTACCTCGACCCCCGCGGGCGACATCCCCGAACTGAAGGCTGTCGCCGGTGTGTTGGGCGACCACGTTTATAACGTCAATATCTCTTCCACCAAGTCGATGACCGGTCACCTGCTGGGTGCTGCCGGGGCTGCCGAGGCCCTGGCCTGCATCTTCGCCATCACGCACGGCGTGGTTCCTCCGACCATCAACTGCGAGAACCTCGACCCGGAGATCGACCCGAACCTGAACCTCACGCTGAACAAGGCGCAGAAGCGCGAAGTGAGGTGTGCCCTGAGCAATACGTTCGGTTTCGGCGGACATAACTCCACGGTCATTTTCCGTAAGATCTGA
- the rnc gene encoding ribonuclease III, with protein sequence MFGFIPNNIELYKLALIHKSASLVLEDGRPINNERLEFLGDAVIEAVTSDYLFIEYPDRDEGFLTQLRSKIVSRQSLNELAVKIDLDRHVISNASTSISQKHIYGDAFEAMIGAVYLDQGYEFTNRLLINRIYFQALNLDELTESETDFKSRLIEWCQKNHLKIVFRTGNDKGYSSNHPVFYSTVLVDGIEVGHGSGDSKKEAEQHAAFSVAEYMTDEQCASLLDRVDRLTQ encoded by the coding sequence ATGTTCGGGTTTATCCCGAACAACATCGAACTTTACAAGCTGGCTTTGATTCACAAGTCAGCTTCTTTGGTTCTGGAGGACGGGCGCCCGATCAACAACGAGCGGCTCGAATTCCTGGGCGACGCCGTGATAGAGGCCGTTACCTCGGACTACCTTTTCATCGAGTATCCCGACCGGGACGAGGGGTTCCTCACGCAGCTGCGGTCGAAGATCGTGTCGAGGCAGTCGCTCAACGAGTTGGCCGTAAAGATCGATCTGGATCGGCATGTCATCTCGAACGCCAGTACGAGCATCAGCCAGAAGCATATCTACGGCGATGCCTTCGAGGCGATGATAGGTGCCGTCTACCTCGACCAGGGGTATGAGTTCACCAACCGGCTGCTGATCAACCGGATCTATTTCCAGGCCCTGAACCTCGACGAACTGACCGAGTCGGAGACCGACTTCAAAAGCCGGCTGATCGAGTGGTGCCAGAAGAACCACCTCAAGATCGTATTCCGCACGGGCAACGACAAGGGGTACTCCTCGAACCACCCCGTGTTTTACTCCACGGTGCTGGTCGACGGTATAGAGGTGGGGCACGGCTCGGGCGATTCGAAGAAAGAGGCCGAGCAGCATGCCGCATTCTCCGTGGCGGAGTATATGACCGACGAACAGTGCGCGTCGCTGCTGGACAGGGTCGACCGGCTGACGCAATAA
- a CDS encoding JAB domain-containing protein translates to MKTITDKMAARGAESLSDAELLAVLTDDEQTAGALLAACGGALARIASEDAARLRMVGGLGLRRARLLLAAAEFGRRVAASRAAEADVIATSDDVVALFRPQLETLAYEECWAVYLTSSNRIIERQRISQGGVQGTVVDHRLIVKRALELLATQLVLIHNHPSGAAAPSPQDKVLTERVAQAAALFDIRLLDHIIIAREGDFSFLRAGLV, encoded by the coding sequence ATGAAGACGATAACCGATAAGATGGCGGCACGGGGTGCCGAATCCCTCAGCGATGCGGAGTTGCTGGCCGTGCTGACCGATGACGAACAGACGGCCGGGGCGTTGCTCGCGGCCTGCGGCGGTGCGCTCGCGCGTATCGCGTCGGAAGATGCGGCCCGCCTGCGGATGGTCGGCGGGTTGGGGCTCAGGCGTGCCCGCCTGCTGCTTGCTGCCGCCGAGTTCGGCCGCCGCGTCGCGGCGTCGCGGGCTGCGGAAGCGGATGTCATTGCGACGAGCGACGATGTGGTGGCGCTGTTCCGCCCGCAGCTGGAAACGCTTGCCTATGAGGAGTGTTGGGCGGTTTACCTCACCTCTTCCAACCGCATCATCGAGCGCCAGCGCATAAGCCAGGGCGGGGTGCAGGGAACGGTCGTCGACCACCGGCTGATCGTCAAACGGGCGTTGGAACTGCTCGCCACGCAGCTGGTGCTGATCCACAACCACCCTTCGGGGGCTGCGGCGCCCAGTCCGCAGGACAAGGTGCTCACCGAGCGTGTCGCACAGGCTGCGGCACTGTTCGACATCCGGCTGTTGGATCACATAATCATAGCGCGCGAAGGCGATTTCTCGTTCCTGCGCGCGGGGCTGGTGTAG
- a CDS encoding glycine--tRNA ligase, which produces MTQEELFKKLVAHCKEYGFVFPSSEIYDGLGAVYDYGQNGVELKNNIKRYWWDSMVKLHENIVGLDAAIFMHPRTWEASGHVGAFNDPLIDNKDSKKRYRADVLIEDWLAKQDEKVEKEVEKARKRFGESFDEEKYRETSPRVAETLAKRDEVHKRFVAAQNASDLNELRQIIVDCEIVCPISGTRNWTEVRQFNLMFSTQMGSTSEGANTIYLRPETAQGIFVNFLNVQKTGRMKLPFGIAQIGKAFRNEIVARQFIFRMREFEQMEMQFFVRPGEEMKWWQQWKETRMAWHRALGFGDDRYRFHDHDKLAHYANAATDIEYNFPFGFKEVEGIHSRTDFDLGNHQKFSGKKIQYFDPETGESYVPYVVETSIGVDRMFLQVMSAAYTEEQLDGGDSRVVLRLPAALAPVKVAVLPLVKKDGMPEVAQRIVDDLKYDYNVVYDEKDSVGKRYRRQDAIGTPFCVTVDGQTLEDGTVTVRHRDTMEQERVMIESLPSLVEEECSYRKLFRKMNL; this is translated from the coding sequence ATGACGCAGGAAGAACTTTTCAAAAAACTGGTGGCGCACTGCAAGGAGTACGGGTTCGTATTCCCCTCGAGCGAGATATACGACGGGCTCGGCGCCGTCTACGACTACGGCCAGAACGGCGTGGAGCTGAAGAATAACATCAAGCGTTATTGGTGGGATTCGATGGTCAAGCTGCACGAGAATATCGTGGGGCTGGACGCCGCGATCTTCATGCATCCCCGCACGTGGGAGGCTTCGGGCCATGTCGGTGCGTTCAACGACCCGCTGATCGACAACAAGGACTCGAAGAAGCGTTACCGCGCCGACGTGCTGATCGAAGACTGGCTCGCCAAGCAGGATGAAAAGGTCGAAAAAGAGGTCGAAAAGGCCCGCAAGCGCTTCGGGGAGTCGTTCGACGAGGAGAAGTACCGCGAGACTTCGCCCCGTGTGGCCGAAACCCTCGCCAAGCGCGACGAGGTGCACAAGCGTTTCGTGGCTGCCCAGAACGCCAGCGACCTGAATGAACTGCGTCAGATCATCGTCGACTGCGAGATCGTGTGCCCGATTTCGGGTACGCGCAACTGGACGGAGGTGCGCCAGTTCAACCTGATGTTCTCGACCCAGATGGGCTCGACGTCCGAGGGTGCCAATACGATCTACCTGCGTCCCGAGACGGCACAGGGTATCTTCGTCAATTTCCTGAACGTGCAGAAGACCGGCCGCATGAAACTGCCGTTCGGAATCGCGCAGATCGGAAAGGCGTTCCGCAACGAGATCGTGGCCCGCCAGTTCATCTTCCGTATGCGCGAATTCGAGCAGATGGAGATGCAGTTCTTCGTACGCCCCGGCGAGGAGATGAAGTGGTGGCAGCAGTGGAAGGAGACCCGTATGGCCTGGCACCGTGCGCTGGGCTTCGGCGACGACCGCTACCGTTTCCACGACCACGACAAACTGGCGCACTATGCCAATGCCGCTACCGACATCGAATACAACTTCCCGTTCGGTTTCAAGGAGGTCGAGGGCATCCATTCGCGTACGGATTTCGACCTGGGCAACCACCAGAAATTCTCGGGCAAGAAGATCCAGTATTTCGACCCGGAAACAGGCGAGAGCTACGTACCCTATGTCGTCGAGACCTCGATCGGTGTCGACCGCATGTTCCTGCAGGTGATGTCGGCGGCTTACACCGAGGAGCAGCTCGATGGCGGCGATTCGCGCGTCGTGCTGCGTTTGCCGGCTGCGCTGGCGCCCGTGAAGGTGGCCGTGCTGCCGCTGGTGAAGAAAGACGGCATGCCCGAGGTGGCGCAGCGGATCGTCGACGACCTCAAATACGATTACAACGTCGTTTACGACGAGAAGGATTCCGTCGGCAAGCGCTACCGCCGCCAGGATGCCATCGGTACGCCGTTCTGCGTGACCGTCGACGGGCAGACGCTCGAGGACGGTACCGTGACGGTGCGCCACCGCGATACGATGGAGCAGGAGCGCGTCATGATCGAGTCGCTGCCTTCGCTCGTCGAAGAGGAGTGCTCGTACCGCAAGCTGTTCCGGAAAATGAACCTGTAG
- the ruvX gene encoding Holliday junction resolvase RuvX, whose amino-acid sequence MGRILAIDYGTKRTGIAVSDPLRLIAGGLDTVDTKGLEAWLAKYFASEDVSTIVVGKPSRMDGTPSETWRFIEPLAVRLRKAWPDKEVVFHDERFTSVMAHRTMLESGIGKMARRDKALVDKISATIILQSYMEFNK is encoded by the coding sequence ATGGGACGGATACTTGCCATAGACTACGGGACGAAGCGCACGGGGATTGCCGTGAGCGACCCGTTGCGTCTGATCGCCGGGGGGCTCGATACGGTCGATACGAAGGGACTTGAGGCGTGGCTGGCAAAATATTTCGCCTCGGAGGACGTTAGTACCATCGTGGTGGGAAAGCCCTCGCGCATGGACGGCACGCCTTCGGAAACGTGGCGTTTCATCGAGCCGCTGGCCGTGCGCCTGCGGAAGGCCTGGCCCGACAAGGAGGTCGTCTTCCACGACGAGCGTTTCACCTCGGTGATGGCGCACCGCACGATGCTCGAAAGCGGTATCGGCAAGATGGCGCGCCGGGACAAGGCGCTGGTGGACAAGATCTCGGCCACGATTATTTTACAGAGTTATATGGAGTTTAACAAATGA
- the def gene encoding peptide deformylase, with product MIYPIVIYGSDVLRKPCERITPDYPEVKKLVEDMFLTLGEAEGVGLAAPQIGKNIRLFIVDCTPWGEDDPECADYKRAFINPEIYALSEEKKTYNEGCLSFPGIHADVPRSLAIRMRYMDEDFVEHDEEFHGLKAWVIQHEYDHIEGIVFTDRISPLRRNLLKGKLMNLAKGKYRCAYKTK from the coding sequence ATGATTTATCCGATAGTAATTTATGGTTCGGACGTGCTGCGTAAGCCCTGCGAGCGGATCACGCCCGATTATCCCGAGGTGAAGAAACTCGTGGAAGATATGTTCCTGACGCTCGGCGAAGCCGAGGGCGTCGGGCTGGCAGCACCGCAGATCGGCAAGAATATCCGCCTCTTCATTGTCGATTGCACACCCTGGGGCGAGGACGATCCCGAATGCGCGGACTACAAACGCGCCTTTATCAACCCCGAGATTTATGCCTTGTCGGAGGAGAAGAAGACCTACAACGAGGGATGTCTCTCGTTCCCCGGCATCCATGCCGACGTGCCCCGCTCGCTGGCGATCCGGATGCGTTATATGGACGAGGATTTCGTCGAGCACGACGAAGAGTTCCACGGGCTGAAGGCCTGGGTCATCCAGCACGAATACGACCACATCGAGGGCATCGTCTTCACAGACCGGATTTCGCCCCTGCGCCGCAACCTGCTGAAAGGAAAGCTGATGAACCTGGCAAAGGGCAAATACCGCTGCGCGTATAAGACCAAATGA
- a CDS encoding outer membrane beta-barrel protein, whose product MKKILLIATAALFAWTASAQDNNYRNTRDNNRNAAQAGNYRSTPENYRSAVGPRVNFYTNTGDASVGIGAYYRYSFDSHWRIEPSIYVLTEKDSSVDINFDAHYVFRIADWWGVYPQVGVVANDIKDWAFGMSVGGGFDFNVARRWNISAGLKYEPMFDSGRSNPLVVFVGAAYRF is encoded by the coding sequence ATGAAAAAAATTCTTCTGATCGCAACCGCGGCATTGTTTGCCTGGACGGCGTCCGCCCAGGACAACAACTACCGCAACACCCGTGACAACAACCGCAATGCGGCCCAGGCAGGCAATTACCGCAGCACGCCGGAAAATTACCGCAGCGCCGTGGGTCCGCGCGTAAACTTCTATACCAATACGGGCGACGCATCCGTCGGAATCGGTGCCTACTACCGATACAGTTTCGATTCCCACTGGCGTATCGAACCGTCGATCTATGTCCTGACGGAAAAGGACAGTTCGGTCGACATCAATTTCGACGCCCACTACGTATTCCGCATCGCCGACTGGTGGGGCGTCTATCCCCAGGTGGGCGTTGTCGCCAATGACATCAAGGACTGGGCATTCGGCATGAGCGTCGGCGGTGGTTTCGACTTCAACGTCGCGCGCCGCTGGAACATCTCCGCAGGTCTGAAATACGAACCCATGTTCGACAGCGGCCGCAGCAATCCGCTCGTCGTTTTCGTAGGCGCAGCATACAGGTTCTGA
- a CDS encoding outer membrane beta-barrel protein: MKKIFLTVIVVLLAVTTVSAQYKGDWGVGPKIGVYTNAGADGAIFGIGAAGQYSITDNWRVAPSILALCKTGCSVDISADVQYLFNIAPDWHIYPLAGISANDIGDWSCGINLGGGADFSITRNWDVSAGFKWMIQTAKDYVPGFVKRRNPIVINIGATYRF; the protein is encoded by the coding sequence ATGAAAAAGATTTTTCTTACGGTGATCGTCGTGCTTTTAGCAGTAACGACGGTTTCGGCACAGTACAAGGGCGACTGGGGAGTTGGCCCCAAAATCGGGGTATACACGAATGCGGGTGCCGACGGAGCCATCTTCGGTATCGGTGCGGCCGGACAGTACAGCATCACCGACAACTGGCGTGTAGCTCCCAGTATCCTGGCCCTTTGCAAGACGGGTTGCTCGGTGGATATCAGCGCCGACGTACAATACCTGTTCAACATCGCCCCCGACTGGCATATCTATCCGCTGGCAGGTATCAGCGCCAACGACATCGGCGACTGGTCGTGCGGTATCAACCTCGGCGGCGGCGCGGACTTCTCGATCACCCGCAACTGGGACGTTTCGGCCGGCTTCAAATGGATGATCCAGACCGCCAAGGATTATGTACCCGGCTTTGTGAAGCGCAGGAACCCCATCGTTATCAATATCGGCGCAACGTACAGGTTCTAA
- the ppdK gene encoding pyruvate, phosphate dikinase, whose protein sequence is MADVKRVYTFGNKEAEGNGKMRELLGGKGANLAEMNLIGIPVPPGFTITTEVCSEYYAHGKDAVIQMLRPEVEKAMKNIEKLTGMKFGDKEMPLLVSVRSGARASMPGMMDTILNLGMNDQAVEAVAKRTGNPRFAWDSYRRFVQMYGDVVLGMKPESKEDHDPFEVIIEEQKHKRGVKNDTDLTTDDLKELVRNFKAAVKKQTGEDFPACPWDQLWGAVCAVFGSWMNDRAILYRKLNNIPAEWGTAVTVQAMVFGNMGSNSATGVAFSRDAATGENLFNGEYLINAQGEDVVAGIRTPQQITLEGSKRWAAAQNISEEDRRTKYPSLEEVMPVVYKELDEIQHHLEQYFKDMQDIEFTIQDGKLWMLQCRNGKRTGAAMVKIAMDMLREGLIDERTAVLRCEPAKLDELLHPVFDKKAITNAQVITKGLPASPGAATGPVVFFAEDAEKTLAQTGQKAILVRIETSPEDLKGMLDAAGILTARGGMTSHAAVVARGMGKCCVSGAGELEIDYKTRTIKVNGFTVKEGDWISLNGSTGEVYLGQVATMAADLSGDFGQLMDLAGKYAVLKVRANADTPKDAAQAFGFGAEGIGLCRTEHMFFEGDRIKAFREMILADDEAGRRVALAKLLPIQRGDFEGLFKAMNGFPVTVRLLDPPLHEFVPHDEKGQKEMAREMDVPLQKIVAKVESLAEFNPMLGHRGCRLGNTYPEITEMQARAIIEAAMNVRAQGIPVHVEIMVPLVGNHKELRYQKGIIDSTAEQVFSERNDKIDYMVGTMIEVPRAAVTAHQIAEVAEFFSFGTNDLTQMTLGFSRDDIGKFLPIYLDKGILKNDPFQILDQNGVGQLIREAVFKGRGKRPMLKCGICGEHGGEPSSVEFCHYAGLNYVSCSPFRVPIARLAAAHAALKEK, encoded by the coding sequence ATGGCAGACGTTAAACGAGTCTACACCTTCGGCAACAAGGAAGCCGAAGGCAACGGCAAAATGCGTGAGCTGCTCGGCGGCAAGGGTGCGAACCTCGCGGAGATGAACCTCATCGGCATCCCCGTCCCCCCGGGCTTCACGATCACCACGGAAGTATGTTCCGAATATTACGCCCACGGCAAGGACGCCGTGATCCAGATGCTCCGTCCCGAAGTGGAGAAGGCGATGAAAAATATCGAGAAGCTCACCGGGATGAAATTCGGCGACAAGGAGATGCCGCTGCTGGTGTCGGTACGCTCGGGAGCCCGCGCTTCGATGCCCGGCATGATGGACACGATCCTCAACCTGGGTATGAACGACCAAGCCGTGGAAGCCGTCGCCAAGCGTACGGGCAACCCCCGTTTCGCATGGGACTCGTACCGCCGTTTCGTACAGATGTACGGCGACGTGGTGCTGGGCATGAAACCCGAATCGAAAGAAGACCACGACCCGTTCGAGGTAATCATCGAGGAGCAGAAACACAAACGCGGCGTGAAGAACGACACCGACCTGACGACCGACGACCTGAAGGAGCTGGTCAGGAACTTCAAGGCTGCCGTCAAGAAGCAGACCGGCGAGGACTTCCCGGCATGTCCCTGGGATCAGCTCTGGGGCGCCGTATGCGCCGTATTCGGTTCGTGGATGAACGACCGCGCCATCCTCTACCGCAAGCTCAACAACATCCCCGCCGAGTGGGGAACGGCCGTGACCGTTCAGGCCATGGTATTCGGCAACATGGGCAGTAACTCGGCGACGGGCGTAGCCTTCTCGCGCGACGCCGCGACGGGTGAAAACCTCTTCAACGGCGAATACCTCATCAATGCCCAGGGCGAGGACGTCGTGGCCGGCATCCGCACCCCGCAGCAGATCACCCTCGAAGGGTCGAAGCGCTGGGCGGCCGCACAGAACATCTCCGAGGAAGACCGCCGCACGAAATATCCCTCGCTCGAAGAGGTCATGCCGGTGGTTTACAAGGAACTCGATGAGATCCAGCACCACCTGGAGCAGTATTTCAAGGACATGCAGGACATCGAGTTCACGATCCAGGACGGCAAGTTGTGGATGCTCCAGTGCCGCAACGGCAAACGCACCGGCGCGGCCATGGTCAAGATCGCGATGGACATGCTCCGCGAAGGGCTGATCGACGAACGCACGGCCGTGCTTCGCTGCGAGCCCGCGAAGCTCGACGAGCTGCTCCACCCCGTATTCGACAAGAAGGCCATCACCAATGCACAGGTCATCACCAAGGGCCTTCCCGCATCGCCGGGCGCCGCGACGGGCCCCGTGGTATTCTTCGCCGAAGATGCCGAGAAAACCCTCGCCCAAACCGGTCAGAAAGCGATCCTCGTGCGCATCGAAACTTCGCCCGAAGACCTCAAAGGCATGCTCGACGCCGCCGGCATCCTCACCGCCCGCGGCGGTATGACCTCGCATGCGGCCGTCGTTGCCCGCGGCATGGGCAAGTGCTGCGTATCGGGCGCCGGGGAGCTGGAAATCGACTATAAAACCCGCACGATCAAAGTCAACGGCTTCACCGTCAAGGAGGGCGACTGGATCTCGCTCAACGGTTCGACGGGCGAAGTTTACCTGGGACAGGTAGCCACGATGGCCGCCGACCTGAGCGGAGACTTCGGCCAGCTGATGGATCTGGCAGGCAAATACGCCGTGCTGAAAGTCCGCGCCAACGCCGACACGCCGAAGGATGCCGCACAGGCATTCGGATTCGGCGCCGAGGGCATCGGCCTCTGCCGCACGGAGCACATGTTCTTCGAGGGCGACCGCATCAAGGCTTTCCGCGAGATGATCCTCGCCGACGACGAGGCCGGACGCCGCGTGGCACTGGCCAAGTTGCTGCCCATCCAGCGCGGAGACTTCGAAGGCCTGTTCAAGGCCATGAACGGCTTCCCCGTGACCGTCCGCCTGCTCGACCCGCCCCTGCACGAGTTCGTGCCGCACGACGAGAAAGGCCAGAAGGAGATGGCCCGTGAGATGGACGTCCCCCTCCAGAAGATCGTCGCCAAGGTCGAGTCGCTGGCCGAGTTCAACCCCATGCTGGGACACCGCGGCTGCCGCCTGGGCAACACCTACCCCGAGATCACCGAGATGCAGGCACGCGCCATCATCGAGGCGGCCATGAATGTCCGTGCGCAGGGCATCCCCGTGCACGTCGAGATCATGGTTCCGCTCGTGGGCAACCACAAGGAACTGCGCTACCAGAAAGGCATCATCGACTCGACGGCCGAACAGGTATTCTCGGAGCGCAACGACAAGATCGACTACATGGTCGGCACGATGATCGAGGTTCCCCGCGCAGCCGTGACCGCCCACCAAATTGCCGAGGTCGCCGAGTTCTTCTCGTTCGGCACCAACGACCTGACGCAGATGACGCTGGGCTTCTCGCGCGACGACATCGGCAAGTTCCTGCCGATCTACCTCGACAAGGGCATCCTGAAGAACGACCCATTCCAGATCCTCGACCAGAACGGCGTGGGACAGCTGATTCGCGAGGCCGTATTCAAGGGCCGCGGCAAGCGCCCGATGCTCAAGTGCGGCATCTGCGGCGAGCACGGCGGCGAACCTTCGTCGGTCGAATTCTGCCACTACGCGGGCCTGAACTACGTGAGCTGCTCGCCGTTCCGCGTGCCCATCGCACGCCTGGCGGCCGCCCACGCAGCCCTCAAGGAGAAATAA
- a CDS encoding helix-turn-helix domain-containing protein — protein MLVKPKSAFDIYVSAAVRKERMAQRVSQATLAYGIGVSDGFISQVESPKNPSKYNLNHINEIARFLGCSPRKFLPEEPL, from the coding sequence ATGCTTGTGAAACCGAAAAGTGCTTTCGACATATACGTCAGTGCCGCAGTTCGCAAAGAGCGGATGGCTCAACGTGTTTCACAGGCCACATTGGCTTATGGTATAGGAGTAAGCGACGGATTCATTTCACAAGTTGAAAGCCCGAAAAATCCTTCAAAATACAACCTCAACCATATCAACGAGATCGCCCGGTTCCTGGGCTGCTCGCCGCGCAAGTTCCTGCCCGAGGAGCCGTTATAA